The following proteins come from a genomic window of Amaranthus tricolor cultivar Red isolate AtriRed21 chromosome 14, ASM2621246v1, whole genome shotgun sequence:
- the LOC130799711 gene encoding DUF724 domain-containing protein 6 isoform X1 translates to MEWNNGNWIYSSQDTSGTSNFEKSLNLVLNNYNEEKTRVPDVAKNNVPSNNIPTISGKSGQKEFQTPGNETVNSSSIAPNDKRPEQTSAHGDANLFRSSGRSNEEHGTSANVNSTAPDDALPPKLKQSKEISHPSDLLEIKDYEKQSTPRKRGRPPKIKILSSENSLEDFIVQFPSCHVDNFGPRVIGLAHSGKVISPLGQRSSQRLRLEQKKATENREQNVDVHESVVSNESGMQKEGEVTNLKRKRGRPFKVRSQLDSPKAKEADVDERSFPANEVEEPDSITEPVPTAEPCGTTDSTPPELCINRMMNMNDQVKRLSDIHSHNLGITSKSQERKQRKISIGSFMPDLNEPVKHVILKKVMEQKSTQQVEPQTEDNSGIRAIEDLNNGVVRDVDGLVTGTSSKASDDEAPLLALFEGTHSLLTTDSRISTGASADECNESGGRDHTKTAPAGQRNEKEQDKRECNGIQLQDKNIIGRPDEAPIQSESTAILPVEECNLPFVKDSVLWKMIENMEVLKRIPQKPHFHPLYNCKEECREGLAIGSMVTFTSLVERISKACFNDPKSHLDGYLEALVDLEELGFNVAPVRENLNTMISIKSRFEQAQNTSREIESQIMERNLEKSTIKVELEDVDEKIAKLMETRALILSKKERKDAEITLLQTSIDSIKVTLESPEKEFEKVKASLW, encoded by the exons ATGGAGTGGAATAATGGCAATTGGATTTATAGTTCCCAG GATACCTCAGGgacatcaaattttgaaaaaagttTGAACCTTGTTCTTAATAATTATAACGAGGAGAAGACCCGCGTTCCAGATGTTGCGAAGAACAATGTTCCATCAAATAATATTCCTACCATATCCGGTAAGAGTGGTCAGAAAGAGTTCCAGACGCCTGGCAATGAAACGGTCAATTCCAGTAGCATAGCACCTAACGACAAGAGACCTGAGCAGACAAGTGCTCACGGTGATGCTAATTTATTCCGGTCTTCAGGAAGATCGAATGAAGAGCATGGGACCTCAGCAAATGTAAACTCCACTGCACCTGACGATGCTCTACCGCCTAAGCTGAAACAAAGTAAAGAAATCAGTCATCCTTCGGATCTTTTGGAGATCAAG gACTATGAAAAACAGTCTACCCCTAGAAAGAGGGGACGACCACCAAAGATAAAGATTTTATCCTCAG AAAATTCTCTTGAAGATTTTATTGTTCAATTCCCAAGTTGCCATGTGGATAATTTCGGACCTAGAGTTATTGGGTTAGCACATAGCGGCAAGGTGATTAGTCCACTTGGTCAGAGATCGAGTCAGCGTTTGAGGTTGGAGCAAAAAAAGGCTACGGAGAATCGAGAGCAAAATGTGGACGTTCATGAAAGTGTAGTAAGCAAT GAGAGTGGGATGCAAAAAGAAGGTGAAGTCACCAATTTAAAAAGGAAGAGAGGCCGACCTTTTAAAGTACGTTCGCAGCTTGATAGTCCAAAAGCAAAAGAAGCAG ATGTTGATGAAAGATCCTTTCCCGCTAATGAAGTTGAGGAACCCGATTCTATTACCGAACCTGTTCCTACCGCAGAGCCTTGTGGAACCACTGACTCTACTCCCCCTGAGTTATGTATAAACCGCATGATGAACATGAATGATCAAGTGAAGCGATTGAGTGACATACATAGCCATAATTTAGGAATTACCTCGAAAAGTCAAGAGAGAAAACAGAGAAAAATCTCCATTGGATCTTTTATGCCGGATTTAAATGAACCAGTGAAACATGTTATTTTGAAGAAAGTAATGGAACAAAAATCAACCCAACAGGTTGAACCTCAAACTGAAG ATAACTCGGGAATCAGAGCCATTGAGGATCTTAACAATGGAGTGGTGAGAGATGTTGACGGACTAGTCACTGGAACCTCGAGCAAGGCTTCTGATGATGAAGCGCCGTTATTGGCCTTGTTTGAAGGGACACATTCTCTTCTCACAACTGATTCAC GGATCTCTACTGGTGCGTCTGCTGATGAATGTAACGAGAGTGGAGGAAGAGACCATACTAAGACTGCCCCGGCTGGTCAACGTAATGAGAAGGAACAAGATAAAAGGGAGTGTAATGGAATCCAATTGCAAGACAAGAATATCATCGGAAGACCAGATGAGGCGCCAATACAATCGGAGTCTACTGCAATTCTACCCGTGGAAGAGTGCAACTTGCCCTTTGTAAAGGATTCAGTCCTTTGGAAAATGATCGAGAATATGGAAGTATTAAAGCGGATTCCTCAAAAACCTCATTTCCACCCGTTGTACAACTGCAAGGAAGAATGTCGCGAAGGATTAGCCATAGGGAGTATGGTAACTTTTACTAGTTTGGTAGAGAGAATTTCCAAGGCTTGTTTTAATGATCCCAAAAGCCACTTAGATGGGTATCTAGAAGCTCTTGTGGACTTGGAAGAGCTAGGTTTTAACGTAGCACCCGTAAGAGAGAACTTAAATACTATGATATCGATCAAAAGCCGGTTTGAACAAGCTCAAAATACATCTCGAGAGATCGAGAGTCAGATCATGGAGCGGAACCTTGAGAAGTCAACAATCAAAGTGGAGTTGGAAGATGTAGATGAGAAGATAGCGAAGCTGATGGAAACACGGGCTTTGATATTATCGAAGAAAGAAAGGAAGGATGCGGAGATTACGTTGCTTCAAACAAGTATTGATTCCATCAAGGTTACCCTTGAAAGCCCTGAAAAAGAGTTTGAGAAAGTAAAAGCCTCGCTTTGGTAA
- the LOC130799711 gene encoding uncharacterized protein LOC130799711 isoform X7: MEWNNGNWIYSSQDTSGTSNFEKSLNLVLNNYNEEKTRVPDVAKNNVPSNNIPTISGKSGQKEFQTPGNETVNSSSIAPNDKRPEQTSAHGDANLFRSSGRSNEEHGTSANVNSTAPDDALPPKLKQSKEISHPSDLLEIKDYEKQSTPRKRGRPPKIKILSSENSLEDFIVQFPSCHVDNFGPRVIGLAHSGKVISPLGQRSSQRLRLEQKKATENREQNVDVHESVVSNESGMQKEGEVTNLKRKRGRPFKVRSQLDSPKAKEADVDERSFPANEVEEPDSITEPVPTAEPCGTTDSTPPELCINRMMNMNDQVKRLSDIHSHNLGITSKSQERKQRKISIGSFMPDLNEPVKHVILKKVMEQKSTQQVEPQTEDNSGIRAIEDLNNGVVRDVDGLVTGTSSKASDDEAPLLALFEGTHSLLTTDSRTFLSEDFSEDLSRAEELFSRILLYGDLYWCVC, translated from the exons ATGGAGTGGAATAATGGCAATTGGATTTATAGTTCCCAG GATACCTCAGGgacatcaaattttgaaaaaagttTGAACCTTGTTCTTAATAATTATAACGAGGAGAAGACCCGCGTTCCAGATGTTGCGAAGAACAATGTTCCATCAAATAATATTCCTACCATATCCGGTAAGAGTGGTCAGAAAGAGTTCCAGACGCCTGGCAATGAAACGGTCAATTCCAGTAGCATAGCACCTAACGACAAGAGACCTGAGCAGACAAGTGCTCACGGTGATGCTAATTTATTCCGGTCTTCAGGAAGATCGAATGAAGAGCATGGGACCTCAGCAAATGTAAACTCCACTGCACCTGACGATGCTCTACCGCCTAAGCTGAAACAAAGTAAAGAAATCAGTCATCCTTCGGATCTTTTGGAGATCAAG gACTATGAAAAACAGTCTACCCCTAGAAAGAGGGGACGACCACCAAAGATAAAGATTTTATCCTCAG AAAATTCTCTTGAAGATTTTATTGTTCAATTCCCAAGTTGCCATGTGGATAATTTCGGACCTAGAGTTATTGGGTTAGCACATAGCGGCAAGGTGATTAGTCCACTTGGTCAGAGATCGAGTCAGCGTTTGAGGTTGGAGCAAAAAAAGGCTACGGAGAATCGAGAGCAAAATGTGGACGTTCATGAAAGTGTAGTAAGCAAT GAGAGTGGGATGCAAAAAGAAGGTGAAGTCACCAATTTAAAAAGGAAGAGAGGCCGACCTTTTAAAGTACGTTCGCAGCTTGATAGTCCAAAAGCAAAAGAAGCAG ATGTTGATGAAAGATCCTTTCCCGCTAATGAAGTTGAGGAACCCGATTCTATTACCGAACCTGTTCCTACCGCAGAGCCTTGTGGAACCACTGACTCTACTCCCCCTGAGTTATGTATAAACCGCATGATGAACATGAATGATCAAGTGAAGCGATTGAGTGACATACATAGCCATAATTTAGGAATTACCTCGAAAAGTCAAGAGAGAAAACAGAGAAAAATCTCCATTGGATCTTTTATGCCGGATTTAAATGAACCAGTGAAACATGTTATTTTGAAGAAAGTAATGGAACAAAAATCAACCCAACAGGTTGAACCTCAAACTGAAG ATAACTCGGGAATCAGAGCCATTGAGGATCTTAACAATGGAGTGGTGAGAGATGTTGACGGACTAGTCACTGGAACCTCGAGCAAGGCTTCTGATGATGAAGCGCCGTTATTGGCCTTGTTTGAAGGGACACATTCTCTTCTCACAACTGATTCAC GAACTTTTCTTTCTGAGGATTTTTCAGaggatctttctcgagccgaggaaTTATTTAGCCGcattctcctttatgg GGATCTCTACTGGTGCGTCTGCTGA